One genomic segment of Vulgatibacter sp. includes these proteins:
- the mraZ gene encoding division/cell wall cluster transcriptional repressor MraZ codes for MFRGTYEHAVDAKGRTALPAKFREVMQGKYEGESTLMLAPSADGAPCLRAFPMQEWRATEEKLADMDPFDPRVDELIRLYVGPAQDVETDKLGRLLVPQPLREGIGITKDILFVGKLKHFEIWDAETFRSYMDKRRSEGTLTRTLKELTL; via the coding sequence TTGTTTCGCGGAACCTACGAACACGCCGTCGACGCAAAGGGCCGGACGGCCCTGCCGGCGAAGTTCCGCGAAGTGATGCAGGGGAAGTACGAAGGCGAGAGCACGCTGATGCTGGCTCCCTCCGCCGACGGCGCTCCCTGCCTCCGTGCGTTCCCGATGCAGGAGTGGCGCGCCACCGAAGAGAAGCTCGCGGACATGGACCCGTTCGATCCGCGCGTCGACGAGCTCATCCGCCTCTACGTCGGGCCTGCCCAGGACGTGGAGACGGACAAGTTGGGCCGCCTCCTCGTCCCGCAGCCGCTGCGGGAGGGGATCGGCATCACGAAGGACATCCTCTTCGTGGGGAAGCTGAAGCACTTCGAGATCTGGGACGCGGAGACCTTCCGCTCCTACATGGACAAGCGGCGCAGCGAGGGGACGCTGACCCGCACGCTCAAGGAACTCACGCTATGA
- a CDS encoding STAS domain-containing protein yields the protein MNKITYARVSGYEAAVAAAVQADVHVIPAEGELLEQQITDLADEIVRLSVAGKHNVVLDLSRVHHVDYRGVRQLAARARFLRGAGGDLKVCGLSLYLASIFRASGLYAEFEMHDTAQSASAAFAYAALATEDAAGEDDTL from the coding sequence ATGAACAAGATCACTTACGCCAGGGTGTCGGGCTACGAGGCTGCTGTTGCCGCTGCCGTGCAGGCGGACGTGCACGTGATTCCCGCGGAGGGCGAGCTCCTCGAGCAGCAGATCACCGACCTGGCCGACGAGATCGTCCGCCTCTCGGTGGCCGGCAAGCACAACGTCGTCCTCGACCTCTCCCGCGTGCACCACGTCGACTACCGCGGCGTGCGCCAGCTCGCAGCCCGGGCCCGCTTCCTCCGCGGCGCCGGCGGCGACCTCAAGGTCTGCGGCCTCTCGCTCTACCTGGCGTCGATCTTCCGCGCCTCGGGCCTCTACGCCGAGTTCGAGATGCACGACACGGCGCAGTCCGCTTCCGCCGCCTTCGCCTACGCCGCCCTCGCCACCGAGGACGCTGCAGGCGAGGACGACACGCTCTAA
- a CDS encoding MYXO-CTERM sorting domain-containing protein, whose amino-acid sequence MRGWLLAAAVAAVAVTPTAAWPCSTGPIDPYEIDPAEVGIDTASPTAAVVQSVRVVRAVQPLLPGRGVDSCGDGDGIRWFGEARLLLRPSTDDRTAADRIGYRVEFDGPHLPPLYDTSGGIQVLGWDDSVALVWEERDDDDRVDFRVRLTPLDRAGNEGPSTEVHVRDEGVGCAAAGGSPGALPLLVGAAALLGARRQRCRLFARERSPSP is encoded by the coding sequence ATGAGGGGCTGGCTTCTCGCCGCGGCGGTCGCGGCGGTCGCGGTGACGCCGACGGCCGCCTGGCCATGCAGCACCGGACCCATCGACCCGTACGAGATCGATCCGGCGGAGGTGGGCATCGACACCGCCTCGCCGACCGCCGCGGTCGTCCAGTCGGTGCGGGTCGTGCGGGCGGTGCAGCCGCTGCTGCCCGGGCGCGGCGTGGACAGCTGTGGGGACGGCGACGGGATCCGCTGGTTCGGCGAGGCGCGGCTTCTGCTGCGCCCGAGCACGGACGACAGGACCGCCGCCGATCGCATCGGCTACCGGGTGGAGTTCGACGGACCGCACCTGCCGCCGCTCTACGACACCTCCGGCGGGATCCAGGTCCTCGGCTGGGACGACTCGGTCGCCCTCGTCTGGGAGGAACGCGACGACGACGACCGTGTCGACTTCCGCGTCCGCCTCACGCCGCTCGACCGCGCCGGCAACGAGGGGCCGTCCACCGAGGTCCACGTCCGCGACGAGGGCGTCGGCTGCGCAGCTGCCGGGGGCAGTCCCGGAGCGCTGCCGTTGCTCGTGGGAGCCGCGGCGTTGCTGGGTGCAAGGCGCCAGCGATGCCGGTTGTTCGCTCGGGAACGCTCGCCGTCGCCGTAG
- a CDS encoding acyl-CoA dehydrogenase family protein: MAARMETGPIQGSIGGGYLLEPVGKTRFLSPEGFSEEQRLFFKTGDEFVRREVVPNAERIEHKEYDLTTRLIREAGELGLLAASIPQKYEGLGLDETTAMIVAEAMARLGSWSVTHGGHTGIGTLPIVWFGNEAQKAKYLPKLATGEWIAAYALTEPGSGSDALGAKTTAVLSPDGKHYVLNGTKQWITNAGFADVFVVFAKIDGDKFTGFIVEKGTPGLTIGPEENKVGLRGSSTCQLIFEDGKVPVENVLGEIGKGHKIAFNILNNGRLKLGVGCIGGSKNALEIATGYAQERKAFGKSIAEFPLIREKLAQMVARIYAIESMGYRTSGNIDAKLQGRDHDADDFGAAVMAAAEEYAIESSILKYMGSEIAGGIIDEALQIHGGYGYMEEYAVARAWRDQRINRIFEGTNEINRMLVPGMLLKRMMKGMPLLQWFGQIQEELKSGLPSFDGPLAEEKQAAEMMKRLAGYAMMVAVNAFGPAIEERQEVLAALADVIGEAYAVDSAVGRTLHHGADDAARVAAVQLYAHDAWERALSAARKVVNAASKGDERKAHLAALQKLYTFVPYDSAELRETILGRVIESGGYPWKY, encoded by the coding sequence ATGGCTGCAAGGATGGAGACGGGTCCGATCCAGGGCTCGATCGGTGGCGGTTATCTCCTCGAGCCGGTGGGCAAGACCCGCTTCCTCTCGCCGGAAGGCTTCAGCGAGGAGCAGCGCCTCTTCTTCAAGACCGGCGACGAGTTCGTCCGCCGTGAGGTGGTGCCGAACGCCGAGCGGATCGAGCACAAGGAGTACGATCTCACCACCCGCCTCATCCGCGAGGCCGGCGAGCTCGGGCTCCTCGCCGCGTCGATCCCCCAGAAGTACGAGGGGCTCGGCCTCGACGAGACCACGGCGATGATCGTCGCCGAGGCGATGGCGCGGCTCGGCTCCTGGTCGGTGACCCACGGCGGCCACACCGGCATCGGCACCTTGCCGATCGTGTGGTTCGGCAACGAGGCGCAGAAGGCGAAGTACCTGCCGAAGCTCGCTACCGGCGAGTGGATCGCCGCCTACGCCCTCACCGAGCCGGGCTCCGGCTCCGACGCGCTGGGCGCCAAGACCACCGCGGTGCTCTCGCCCGACGGCAAGCACTACGTGCTCAACGGCACCAAGCAGTGGATCACCAACGCCGGCTTCGCCGACGTCTTCGTGGTCTTCGCCAAGATCGACGGCGACAAATTCACCGGCTTCATCGTCGAGAAGGGCACCCCCGGCCTCACCATCGGGCCCGAGGAGAACAAAGTCGGCCTGCGCGGCTCCTCGACCTGCCAGCTCATCTTCGAGGACGGCAAGGTGCCGGTGGAGAACGTGCTCGGCGAGATCGGCAAGGGCCACAAGATCGCCTTCAACATCCTCAACAACGGCCGCTTGAAGCTCGGCGTCGGCTGCATCGGCGGCTCCAAGAACGCCCTGGAGATCGCCACGGGCTACGCGCAGGAGCGCAAGGCCTTCGGCAAGTCGATCGCGGAGTTCCCGCTCATCCGCGAGAAGCTCGCGCAGATGGTCGCCAGGATCTACGCCATCGAGTCGATGGGCTACCGGACGTCGGGGAACATCGACGCGAAGCTCCAGGGCCGCGACCACGACGCCGACGACTTCGGCGCAGCGGTGATGGCGGCAGCCGAGGAGTACGCGATCGAGTCCTCGATCCTGAAGTACATGGGCTCGGAGATCGCCGGCGGGATCATCGACGAGGCGCTGCAGATCCACGGCGGCTACGGCTACATGGAGGAGTACGCGGTCGCCCGCGCGTGGCGCGACCAGCGCATCAACCGGATCTTCGAGGGCACCAACGAGATCAACCGGATGCTCGTGCCCGGCATGCTCCTCAAGCGGATGATGAAGGGCATGCCGCTCCTGCAGTGGTTCGGCCAGATCCAGGAGGAGCTGAAGAGCGGGCTCCCCTCCTTCGACGGGCCGCTGGCGGAGGAGAAGCAGGCGGCGGAGATGATGAAGCGCCTCGCCGGCTACGCGATGATGGTGGCGGTGAACGCCTTCGGTCCCGCCATCGAGGAGCGGCAGGAGGTGCTCGCGGCGCTGGCCGACGTCATCGGCGAGGCCTACGCCGTCGACTCGGCGGTGGGGCGGACCCTGCACCACGGCGCGGACGACGCGGCCCGGGTGGCGGCGGTGCAGCTCTACGCCCACGACGCCTGGGAGCGGGCGCTCTCCGCTGCGCGCAAGGTGGTCAACGCCGCCTCGAAGGGCGACGAGCGCAAGGCCCACCTCGCGGCGCTGCAGAAGCTCTACACCTTCGTGCCCTACGACTCCGCGGAGCTCCGCGAGACGATCCTGGGCCGGGTGATCGAGAGCGGCGGCTATCCCTGGAAGTACTGA
- the rsmH gene encoding 16S rRNA (cytosine(1402)-N(4))-methyltransferase RsmH translates to MENAPHLSVLPRETIDVLAVRPDVVVVDGTLGYGGHTELLLQAGARVIGLDRDPRAIAAAEARLAPFGDRFRAVQANFRDIRAVLDELGIDEVDGALVDLGVSSPQLDVAERGFSFRNAGPLDMRMGEDAPTLAEYLAGVDDRELKRVISWYGEERFAGPVAKAIKRELHRISDTVQLAEVVSNAIPRGAWPKGIHPATRTFQGLRIAVNDELGALDAWLQALPAVIAKGGRAAAISFHSLEDRAVKQGFTALAHPCRCPPGMPVCICGAAEWKLVTRKAIVPTEEEIARNPRSRSSKLRAVERL, encoded by the coding sequence GTGGAAAACGCCCCCCACCTCTCCGTCCTGCCCCGCGAGACCATCGACGTGCTCGCGGTGCGCCCGGATGTCGTCGTCGTCGACGGCACCCTCGGATACGGGGGGCACACCGAGCTGCTGCTCCAGGCAGGCGCCAGGGTGATCGGCCTCGACCGCGATCCCCGGGCCATCGCCGCGGCCGAGGCGCGGCTCGCCCCCTTCGGCGATCGCTTCCGCGCGGTGCAGGCGAACTTCCGCGACATCCGCGCGGTGCTCGATGAACTCGGCATCGACGAGGTCGACGGCGCCCTCGTTGACCTCGGCGTCTCGAGCCCGCAGCTCGACGTGGCGGAGCGCGGCTTCTCCTTCCGCAACGCAGGTCCCCTCGACATGCGCATGGGCGAGGACGCGCCGACGCTGGCCGAATATCTCGCCGGCGTCGACGACCGCGAGCTCAAGCGCGTCATCTCCTGGTACGGCGAGGAGCGCTTCGCGGGCCCGGTGGCCAAGGCGATCAAGCGCGAGCTCCACCGGATCTCCGACACCGTGCAGCTCGCCGAGGTGGTCTCGAACGCCATCCCCCGCGGCGCCTGGCCCAAGGGGATCCACCCGGCGACGCGGACCTTCCAGGGCCTGCGCATCGCGGTGAACGACGAGCTCGGCGCCCTCGACGCGTGGCTGCAGGCGCTGCCCGCCGTGATCGCGAAGGGCGGCAGGGCCGCGGCGATCTCCTTCCACTCGCTGGAGGACCGCGCGGTCAAGCAGGGATTCACAGCCCTCGCGCATCCGTGCCGTTGCCCGCCGGGGATGCCCGTGTGCATCTGTGGCGCCGCCGAATGGAAGCTGGTCACGCGCAAGGCGATCGTCCCCACGGAGGAGGAGATCGCCCGCA